Proteins encoded by one window of Channa argus isolate prfri chromosome 13, Channa argus male v1.0, whole genome shotgun sequence:
- the LOC137139312 gene encoding uncharacterized protein, with amino-acid sequence MSSLDLMKKECFASGTLSSASLKRRFFKKRRRVAPWAQQDGDSECQLCRCPRLSLSGSSRTVGRILSACLLSFLALLGSVSIDLSSSFELLHTMEATYNELTSCRTIALLRLVSQFQKMRHSSLKDMGNETLEAGFAEVVFPVFVHLCDDMAGHSNTHGLSCSVELAGFCQEMQMSIQVFLNESLDTNCTSENGTATFSLVIGRLLDIWGTVEDALVKVQHNSNWRLVLSARLLIRFIELNHQLMEFPYEATHTVFKYKWAYVLSYLGFARVVTEQLNDCWLENIDLELNLSQRVKHYNIFDPSLWQISAADIQVLSGSHTGIQALMKTQQCLFDHAVPALRLASRSESSGLSMRICLLAIACLIYPAVIFSFKQMTEWIQNYARTLKEKTEDLKHQRQLAEDLLHQMLPKSVAKQLRKHKHVEAESYEKVTIFFSDIVGFTSISASCTPLQVVEMLNNLYMCFDTRIDSYNVYKVETIGDAYMVVSGLPERNGDRHADEIAKMALDLVAAVRQVTIPHMPDQRLQLRAGIHTGPCVAGIVGYKMPRYCLFGDTVNTASRMESTSLPQKIHTSSETYLALVKDNAYELQLRGEIEVKGKGKMNTYWLVGHKNYSVQNDSLVCHWNPNMARRKKTVAGSEVSVGTSCVTVQSFSENATTPVSNQTPPRPLRDIPSLSVSAQMEPNSSSYGTLGSMIGGLQGGDESPVPGQRKGSAGHKADVLPGSDHHP; translated from the exons ATGTCATCCCTGGACTTGATGAAAAAAGAGTGTTTCGCATCTGGGACCCTGTCCTCGGCTTCCCTCAAAAGAAGATTCTtcaagaagaggaggagggtcGCTCCGTGGGCGCAGCAAGATGGGGACAGCGAATGTCAGCTGTGCAG GTGTCCCAGGCTTTCTCTGTCAGGCAGCAGTCGCACTGTTGGTCGGATTCTGTCGGcctgtctcctctctttcctGGCCCTGCTCGGCTCTGTGTCCATCGACCTCAGCTCCAGCTTTGAATTGCTGCACACTATGGAGGCCACTTACAACGAGCTCACCTCATGCAGAACAATAGCTCTCCTCCGACTCGTCAGTCAGTTTCAAAAGATGAGACATTCATCTCTCAAAGATATGGGCAATGAGACGCTGGAGGCAGGATTTGCGGAggttgtgtttcctgttttcgTGCATCTCTGTGATGATATGGCGGGTCACAGTAACACTCATGGGCTCTCTTGTAGTGTTGAATTAGCTGGATTTTGCCAGGAGATGCAGATGAGTATTCAAGTATTTCTAAATGAGTCATTAGACACAAACTGCACAAGTGAAAATGGCACAGCTACTTTTTCCTTGGTCATTGGACGACTTCTTGATATCTGGGGTACAGTAGAAGATGCTTTAGTCAAAGTCCAACACAATTCAAACTGGAGACTTGTTCTGTCTGCAAGACTGCTGATAAGATTCATAGAGCTCAACCACCAGTTGATGGAATTCCCCTACGAGGCAACTCACACTGTCTTCAAGTACAAATGGGCTTATGTACTGAGCTACCTTGGCTTTGCCAGGGTTGTGACCGAACAGCTGAATGACTGCTGGTTAGAGAACATCGACCTCGAGTTAAACCTAAGCCAACGGGtaaaacattacaacatttttGACCCAAGTCTGTGGCAGATCTCTGCAGCAGACATCCAGGTTCTGTCTGGGTCTCACACTGGAATCCAAGCTCTGATGAAAACCCAGCAGTGCTTGTTTGATCATGCAGTGCCAGCCCTCAGGTTGGCGTCTCGATCGGAATCTTCTGGCCTTAGTATGAGGATCTGCCTCCTTGCCATAGCCTGCCTCATCTACCCAGCggtgatattttcttttaagcaaATGACTGAGTGGATACAAAACTACGCCCGGACCTTGAAAGAGAAGACCGAGGACTTAAAGCACCAGAGGCAGCTGGCTGAGGATCTGCTGCACCAAATGCTGCCCAAGTCAGTTGCCAAGCAGCTCCGCAAGCACAAACATGTCGAGGCCGAAAGCTATGAAAAG gtgaCCATATTTTTCTCAGATATCGTGGGCTTCACTTCAATCTCTGCATCCTGTACTCCTCTGCAAGTGGTGGAGATGCTCAACAACCTCTACATGTGCTTTGACACACGCATCGACTCCTACAACGTCTACAAG GTGGAAACGATCGGGGATGCCTACATGGTGGTGAGCGGTCTGCCTGAGAGGAACGGGGACAGACATGCTGATGAGATCGCCAAGATGGCCCTGGATCTGGTTGCAGCCGTTAGACAAGTCACCATCCCTCACATGCCCGACCAGAGGCTCCAGCTCCGAGCCGGCATCCACACTG GTCCATGTGTGGCAGGAATAGTGGGCTACAAGATGCCAAGATACTGTCTGTTTGGAGACACCGTCAACACTGCTTCCAGGATGGAGTCCACCAGCCTGC CTCAGAAAATCCACACCAGTTCAGAAACCTACTTGGCTCTGGTCAAGGACAACGCGTACGAGCTGCAGCTCCGTGGAGAGATTGAAGTTAAG GGTAAAGGCAAGATGAACACGTACTGGCTAGTTGGCCATAAGAACTACAGCGTGCAGAATGACAGTCTGGTTTGCCACTGGAATCCCAACATGGCCCGGAGGAAGAAGACAGTGGCAGGCAGCGAGGTCTCTGTGGGCACT TCATGTGTGACAGTGCAGAGCTTCAGTGAGAACGCCACCACCCCGGTCTCTAACCAAACGCCACCACGGCCTCTGAGAGACATCCCCAGCCTGAGTGTGTCAGCTCAGATGGAGcccaacagcagcagctacGGCACCCTGGGCTCCATGATTGGGGGGCTGCAGGGAGGTGATGAGAGCCCTGTACCCGGCCAGCGTAAAGGCAGCGCGGGGCACAAAGCGGACGTGCTGCCCGGCTCTGACCACCACCCGTAA
- the LOC137139412 gene encoding polyhomeotic-like protein 2, with product MTSGNGTTNSNQHSGESKPAQALVKSHILTHLIEGFVIQEGAEPFPVERPSFSIESLKRHTADSKMDNLSPKELKAQQEPMLTCELCGRVDFAYIFKRSKRFCSTVCAKRYNVGCTKRMGLFPNRKTTLENMKKQRLVNGNHKNPGLESKKKVASSVQKLAAAPLSTGHSTHPVQGESSQCSDSSGYKTPLSPISATQRVSAVQDSELPLLPHGFLSSDPGQWKIEDVYEFISSLPGCLEIAEEFRSQEIDGQALLLLKEDHLMGTMNIKLGPALKIFAQINMLKDS from the exons ATGACCTCTGGGAATGGGACTACTAACAGCAACCAACACAGTGGAGAAAGCAAGCCGGCCCAAGCCCTAGTCAAGTCCCACATCCTCACCCATCTGATAGAAGGCTTCGTGATCCAGGAGGGTGCTGAGCCTTTCCCT gTTGAACGTCCATCTTTCTCAATCGAGAGCCTGAAGAGACACACGGCAGACTCAAAGATGGACAATCTCTCACCAAAGG AGTTAAAGGCCCAGCAAGAGCCAATGCTGACCTGTGAGCTGTGTGGAAGGGTGGATTTCGCCTACATCTTCAAACGGTCGAAGAGGTTCTGTTCTACCGTGTGTGCCAAACG CTACAATGTAGGATGCACAAAGAGAATGGGTCTCTTTCCAAACCGCAAAACCACGCTGGAGAACATGAAGAAACAAAGACTGGTGAATGGGAACCACAAAAACCCGGGTTTGGAGTCGAAAAAGAAG GTTGCCTCCTCTGTGCAGAAGCTTGCTGCCGCTCCTCTGTCCACTGGTCATTCGACACACCCTGTGCAGGGAGAGTCCAGCCAGTGTTCAGACTCATCTGGCTACAAAACACCCCTGTCCCCAATATCAGCCACTCAGAGGGTGTCTGCAGTGCAAGACTCTGAGTTGCCCTTGCTGCCCCATGGCTTCCTGTCCAGTGACCCAGGCCAGTGGAAGATAGAGGACGTCTACGAGTTCATCTCCTCTCTGCCAG GTTGTCTGGAGATCGCTGAGGAGTTCCGTTCTCAGGAGATCGACGGAcaggctctgctgctgctgaaggagGATCATCTCATGGGAACCATGAACATCAAACTGGGCCCTGCGCTCAAGATCTTTGCCCAGATTAATATGCTCAAAGACTCGTAG
- the kiaa2013 gene encoding uncharacterized protein KIAA2013 homolog, which yields MWLQQRLKGLPGLLSSSWARRVLIGLLLFLIFYWYLGAERRWRLFSGSAMPGGAAGQCLLAEIYRWKSLVERGEGIYSTPQEQLDTPFVTGNGHILIDVDSNKLWVASSWQPGSAPVHQTDYSPRVGVHLEGQRAEAQASMLWFRKGAVLSVRCASPNALQPVTIREEFIAHRSRPNVFLQRIHINNPSDRAASLDVSFGNPSYGSKFSSSVEKLEDREIVLSSGRVPVENNRIVLVVVVSRKPSSRIQVPAKSEYTDNILSVVWTSDPIESSKLEETFSTLREGAKKELGELLRSSVDDLVVDHQQAWMDLFSSGVEMRRITDSHTPSSSTVNTTLYYILSSSVAPLLDQRLSGDERARLESSLNYADHCFSGHATMHAENLWPERVSSTAQILQLVTLWTLTLQKRGCKVLVAAGAHGAMQGMVLSFGGLQFTENHLQFQADPDVLHNSYALRGIHYNQDLINLAVLLDAEGKPFLHVSVKPQEKPVKLYACEAGCLNEPVELTSEIKGHTFPVMVTQPITPLLYISPDLRHLQDLRHTLHLKAILAHEEHMANRYPGLPFLFWFSVASLITLFHLFLFKLIYNEYCGPGAKPLFRSKVASKIEDACYDASNVP from the exons ATGTGGCTTCAGCAGAGACTAAAGGGGCTACCGGGCTTGTTATCAAGTAGTTGGGCGAGAAGAGTCCTCATCGGGCTGCTGCTCTTCCTCATCTTCTACTGGTACCTGGGAGCCGAGCGCAGATGGAGGCTCTTCAGCGGCTCGGCCATGCCCGGTGGGGCAGCTGGACAGTGCCTTCTGGCTGAGATCTACAGGTGGAAGTCTCTCGTTGAAAGAGGGGAGGGAATATACAGCACACCTCAGGAACAACTAGACACACCTTTTGTCACAGGTAACGGCCATATTCTGATTGACGTCGACTCTAACAAACTGTGGGTGGCATCGTCTTGGCAGCCCGGCTCGGCTCCAGTCCACCAGACTGATTACTCACCGAGAGTCGGCGTCCATCTCGAAGGACAGAGGGCCGAGGCTCAGGCGAGCATGCTGTGGTTCCGGAAAGGAGCCGTGCTGTCGGTCCGTTGCGCCTCCCCAAACGCTCTGCAGCCTGTCACCATCAGAGAGGAGTTCATTGCACACAGAAGCAGGCCCAACGTCTTTCTCCAGCGGATCCACATCAACAACCCGTCTGACAGGGCCGCCTCCTTGGACGTGTCCTTTGGCAATCCCTCCTACGGCAGCAAGTTCTCCAGCAGCGTGGAGAAACTGGAGGACAGAGAAATAGTTCTGTCCTCAGGCAGAGTCCCTGTGGAGAATAACCGCATAGTCCTGGTGGTGGTGGTCTCCAGGAAGCCCAGCAGCAGGATCCAGGTCCCTGCTAAGTCAGAATACACAGACAACATCCTGTCAGTGGTGTGGACATCAGACCCTATTGAGTCCTCCAAGCTGGAGGAGACCTTCAGCACACTCAGAGAAGGAGCCAAAAAGGAGCTGGGGGAGCTGCTGCGGTCCAGTGTGGATGACCTGGTCGTAGATCACCAGCAAGCCTGGATGGACCTCTTCAGTTCAG GTGTTGAAATGAGGAGGATCACAGACTCCCACACACCATCGAGCAGCACGGTGAACACCACCCTGTACTACATCCTCTCCTCCTCCGTGGCTCCCCTGCTGGACCAAAGGCTGAGCGGGGACGAGCGCGCTCGCCTTGAGTCCAGCCTCAACTACGCAGACCACTGCTTCAGTGGCCATGCCACCATGCACGCGGAGAACCTGTGGCCCGAGCGGGTGAGCAGTACTGCTCAGATCCTGCAGCTGGTCACACTCTGGACTCTGACTCTGCAGAAGAGGGGCTGCAAGGTGCTGGTGGCGGCTGGAGCCCATGGAGCCATGCAGGGCATGGTGCTCAGCTTCGGTGGCCTTCAGTTCACGGAGAACCACCTTCAGTTCCAGGCTGACCCAGATGTACTGCACAACAGCTACGCCCTGAGAGGGATCCACTACAACCAGGACCTCATTAACCTGGCGGTGCTGCTCGATGCGGAGGGGAAGCCTTTTCTCCACGTGTCAGTGAAGCCGCAGGAGAAGCCGGTGAAGCTGTACGCCTGCGAGGCCGGCTGCCTGAACGAGCCTGTGGAGCTGACCTCGGAGATCAAAGGTCACACCTTCCCCGTCATGGTGACCCAGCCCATCACCCCGCTGCTCTACATCTCCCCAGACCTGCGCCACTTGCAGGACCTCCGCCACACCCTGCACCTTAAGGCCATCCTAGCCCATGAGGAGCACATGGCCAACAGATACCCAGGCCTGCCCTTCCTCTTCTGGTTTAGTGTGGCCTCGCTCATAACTCTCTTTCACCTTTTCCTCTTCAAGCTCATATACAATGAGTACTGTGGGCCCGGCGCCAAGCCCCTCTTCAGGAGCAAG GTCGCCAGCAAAATCGAAGATGCCTGCTACGACGCCAGCAATGTCCCTTGA